The following coding sequences lie in one Brachionichthys hirsutus isolate HB-005 chromosome 15, CSIRO-AGI_Bhir_v1, whole genome shotgun sequence genomic window:
- the ptger4c gene encoding prostaglandin E receptor 4 (subtype EP4) c codes for MINDTLAFEELDINVSEPLRLLALGQNQSAFPALRLESKSLITSATMFAVGVLGNLVAIVVLCVSKKEQKETTFYTLVCGMAVTDMLGTCFTSPVVIATYVARRWPGGPPLCHFFSFSMLFFGSAGMSILCAMAVERFLAINHAYFYSQHAGRAMARGVLFAIYLANIALCVMPSVGFGKHVRHFPGTWCFLDWRATSPPAACYSFVYGGVMLALIAVTLLCNVAVCRSLIGMNQRTRIVRTELCAHGASRRSAAEIHMFWLLVLMTIVFLVCSIPLVVRIFVNQIHDPSYISAGGEPDYRSDLLAIRFASFNPILDPWVYILCRKNLLLKGCEKVKRKADRVKDTHGDKWVGGGHSPPSLNSHDTPRTYASTRAGNPQDNVEHRLSIRKTSFTDVTIRHAWECDPARVSFHPFSVESISNKGVQHVASPRRAVTPVFHDHVRPVDIVTFSASSSCQPAKCL; via the exons ATGATCAACGACACTCTCGCCTTTGAAGAGCTGGACATCAATGTCTCTGAGCCGCTGCGGCTTCTCGCGCTCGGACAGAACCAGAGTGCGTTTCCTGCGCTCAGACTCGAGTCCAAGTCTCTGATCACGTCAGCCACGATGTTCGCCGTGGGGGTTCTGGGAAACCTCGTCGCCATCGTTGTGCTGTGCGTCTCCAAAAAGGAGCAGAAGGAAACCACGTTCTACACGCTGGTCTGTGGAATGGCCGTCACGGACATGTTGGGGACGTGCTTCACCAGCCCCGTGGTGATCGCCACGTACGTGGCCCGCCGCTGGCCGGGGGGGCCCCCCCTCTGccacttcttttctttctccatgcTCTTTTTCGGCTCAGCTGGGATGTCCATCCTCTGCGCCATGGCCGTGGAACGATTCCTGGCCATAAACCACGCGTATTTCTACTCTCAGCACGCCGGCCGGGCCATGGCGCGCGGCGTGCTGTTCGCCATCTACCTGGCCAACATCGCGCTGTGCGTGATGCCGAGTGTTGGCTTCGGGAAGCACGTGCGCCACTTCCCGGGGACTTGGTGCTTCTTGGACTGGAGGGCGACgagcccccccgcagcctgcTACTCCTTCGTGTACGGCGGCGTCATGCTGGCGCTGATCGCCGTCACGCTGCTGTGTAACGTGGCGGTGTGCAGGTCGCTGATCGGAATGAACCAGAGGACGCGCATCGTCCGGACGGAGCTGTGCGCGCACGGGGCGTCACGGCGCTCCGCGGCGGAGATCCACATGTTCTGGCTTCTGGTGCTCATGAccatcgtcttcctcgtctGCTCCATCCCGCTGGTG GTGCGAATCTTCGTGAACCAGATCCACGACCCTTCTTACATCTCTGCTGGGGGGGAGCCCGACTACCGGAGCGACCTGCTAGCGATCCGCTTCGCCTCATTTAACCCTATATTGGACCCGTGGGTTTACATTCTGTGCCGGAAAAACCTTCTGTTAAAGGGCTGCGAGAAAGTGAAGAGGAAGGCGGATCGAGTGAAGGACACTCACGGCGACAAATGGGTCGGGGGGGGACACTCTCCTCCGTCCTTAAACAGCCACGACACGCCACGCACTTACGCGTCAACACGCGCAGGGAACCCGCAGGACAACGTGGAGCATCGATTGTCCATCAGGAAGACATCATTTACGGACGTCACGATTAGACACGCGTGGGAGTGTGACCCCGCCCGAGTCAGCTTCCACCCGTTCAGTGTGGAATCGATCTCGAACAAAGGGGTTCAACATGTGGCGTCTCCGAGGCGCGCTGTGACGCCGGTCTTCCACGATCACGTGAGACCCGTGGACATCGTCACCTTCAGCGCATCGAGTTCATGTCAGCCAGCGAAATGTCTATGA
- the LOC137905076 gene encoding artemin, translating into MVRRRDKQKIVSTMSAKAKVLLWALLSLLPLVEGAHMKVRAAGEGADSGRAVGLLGRREERQLTVTLPEIMQDEEQEDHPYSTWHALYDPVVIDEVDDHRSSPWGGRSPRSSDPSELHPKGSPKKKKRKKKEKEEEGETGKGDRKGKGKSRQLKQSSRDCRMEKREMKVRDLGLGFDSDEIVLFKFCVGSCHSSRTNYDLALKALLKNGSLPRHTTRKVSSHPCCRPERYEPVSFMDAQTTWRTIQSLSAASCMCMG; encoded by the exons ATGGTGCGGAGGAGGGACAAACAGAAGATTGTTTCTACGATGTCAGCAAAAGCCAAG gtgctgctgtGGGCGCTCCTCTCGCTGCTGCCTCTGGTGGAAGGGGCACACATGAAAGTCAGGGCCGCTGGTGAAGGCGCCGACTCGGGTCGCGCTGTCGGCCTGCTGGGAAGACGGGAGGAACGACAGCTCACTGTGACGCTTCCGGAGATAATGCAGGACGAGGAGCAGGAAGACCACCCCTACTCCACGTGGCATGCGCTGTACG ACCCCGTTGTAATagatgaggtggatgaccatCGCAGCAGTCCCTGGGGGGGGCGCTCTCCACGTTCCTCTGACCCCTCGGAGCTTCATCCCAAGGGATCCccgaagaaaaagaagaggaagaagaaagaaaaggaggaagagggagagacggGAAAAGGTGATAGAAAGGGCAAAGGTAAAAGCAGGCAGCTGAAGCAAAGCAGCAGGGACTGCCGTATGGAGAAGAGGGAGATGAAGGTCCGTGACCTGGGCCTGGGCTTTGACTCGGATGAGATTGTCCTCTTTAAGTTTTGTGTGGGCTCCTGCCACTCTTCAAGAACAAACTATGACCTGGCACTGAAGGCGCTGCTGAAGAACGGCTCACTGCCCCGGCACACGACCCGCAAAGTCAGCAGCCACCCCTGCTGCCGGCCAGAGAGGTATGAACCCGTTTCTTTCATGGATGCCCAGACCACATGGAGGACCATCCAGTCATTATCAGCTGCCAGCTGCATGTGCATGGGCTGA